In Streptomyces nojiriensis, one genomic interval encodes:
- a CDS encoding alpha,alpha-trehalose-phosphate synthase (UDP-forming), whose translation MASQVLVAANRGPLSYALAEDGTLSARRGGGGLVSGLSTALAEQPDALWICAALSDADREAVRRGVAEPGVRMLDIDPTMYDDAYNGIANSVLWFTHHHLYDIPREPVFDAGFRRQWESYERYNQAFAQALAEEAGQGAQVLVQDYHLALVPGLLRVLRPDLRIAHFTHTPWAAPGYLAMLPDTVRETLLWGMLGADVLGFHTEAWAAEFLGSARLDDAWGRSEVRDGPVVEHRRYAVWPTRTTHVRAYPLGVDGDELRALAHRPAVNAKLAELRAEVDGLRTIVRVDRTELSKNILRGLLAYRELLTGRPQWRGRVVHLASAYPSRQDLAVYRDYTAAVAELAAEINAEFGTEDWQPVLVSVKDDFERSLAAYRLADVALVNPVRDGMNLVAKEIPVVSEAGCVLVLSTGAGAYEELRQDALTVNPYDVTATADALHAALAMPVGERAERTKRLAAAATSLPPTAWFRAQLSALGPSSPAGV comes from the coding sequence ATGGCTTCCCAGGTGCTCGTCGCAGCGAACCGCGGCCCCCTCTCCTACGCCCTCGCCGAGGACGGGACGCTCAGCGCCCGGCGCGGCGGGGGCGGTCTCGTCTCCGGACTCTCCACGGCCCTCGCCGAGCAGCCGGACGCGCTGTGGATCTGTGCGGCGCTGTCGGACGCGGACCGGGAGGCGGTCCGCCGGGGCGTTGCCGAACCGGGCGTCCGGATGCTGGACATCGATCCCACGATGTACGACGACGCGTACAACGGCATCGCCAACTCTGTGCTGTGGTTCACACATCACCATCTGTACGACATCCCTCGCGAACCGGTCTTCGACGCCGGGTTCCGCCGGCAGTGGGAGTCGTACGAGCGCTACAACCAGGCCTTCGCCCAGGCCCTGGCCGAGGAGGCCGGGCAGGGCGCGCAGGTGCTGGTCCAGGACTACCACTTGGCGCTGGTGCCCGGGCTGCTGCGGGTGCTCCGCCCCGACCTGCGGATCGCGCACTTCACGCACACCCCGTGGGCCGCGCCCGGCTATCTCGCCATGCTGCCCGACACGGTCCGCGAGACCCTGCTGTGGGGCATGCTCGGCGCGGACGTGCTCGGCTTCCACACCGAGGCCTGGGCGGCCGAGTTCCTGGGATCGGCGCGGCTCGACGACGCGTGGGGGCGGTCGGAGGTGCGCGACGGCCCGGTGGTGGAGCACCGGCGGTACGCGGTGTGGCCCACCCGCACCACGCACGTGCGCGCGTACCCGCTGGGCGTGGACGGGGACGAACTGCGGGCGCTGGCGCACCGGCCTGCGGTGAACGCCAAGCTGGCGGAGCTGCGGGCGGAGGTCGACGGACTGCGGACGATCGTCCGCGTGGACCGCACGGAGCTGTCGAAGAACATCCTGCGCGGCCTGCTGGCGTACCGGGAACTGCTGACCGGGCGCCCGCAGTGGCGGGGCCGGGTGGTCCACCTGGCGTCGGCGTACCCGTCCCGGCAGGACCTGGCGGTGTACCGGGACTACACGGCCGCAGTGGCGGAGCTGGCGGCGGAGATCAACGCGGAGTTCGGCACGGAGGACTGGCAGCCGGTGCTGGTGTCGGTGAAGGACGACTTCGAACGCTCGCTGGCGGCGTACCGGCTGGCGGACGTGGCGCTGGTGAACCCGGTGCGGGACGGGATGAACCTGGTGGCGAAGGAGATCCCGGTGGTGTCGGAGGCGGGGTGCGTGCTGGTGCTGTCCACCGGGGCGGGGGCGTACGAGGAGCTCCGCCAGGACGCGCTGACGGTGAACCCGTACGACGTGACGGCGACGGCGGACGCGCTGCACGCTGCGCTGGCCATGCCGGTGGGTGAGCGGGCAGAACGCACCAAGCGCCTCGCGGCGGCGGCGACGTCCCTCCCCCCGACGGCCTGGTTCAGGGCCCAGCTCTCGGCCCTCGGCCCCTCCAGCCCCGCCGGCGTTTGA